ATGAACGACGCGGCAGCTGTGGCAGACGGCCGTAGAGATCCGGAACGTGCGATAGCGGGTCTCGGCCGTTCACGTTTGTACCGCCGTTCGCTACAGCTCCCGCCAGTGGTCGAGCACGACGTCCGCTTCGCCGGGAGCGCCCCCCGCAGCACGGCCTCGGCGCGCTCGTCGATCGCGGCGACGAGTAGATAGGCAGCCCTGCCCGTCTCTCCACGCGGGCGGGGCGACATGACCGCCGAAGTCGGACGTTCGGACGTCTACTGCCGTTTGCCACAGCGCCCGGCCTACTGCGGGGCGCCCTTCTTCATCACCTCGACGTCGATCGTGACCGCGATCTCGTCGCCGACGAGCACGCCGCCGCCGTCGAGCGCCTTGTTGAAGACGATGCCGAAGTCGCGGCGGTTGAGCTTCGTCGTCGCCTGCGCGCCGATGCGGGTGTTGCCCCACGGGTCCCTGGTCGGCGGGGTGACGTTCGTGACGTCGAGCACGACCGGCTTGGTGACGCCGTGGAGCGTGAGATCGCCGCCGAGCTTCCAGCCCTCGCCCGCCTTCTCGACCTTCGTCGACTTGAAGGTGATGGTCGGGAACTTGGCGGTGTCGAGGAAGTCCGGGCCCCGCAGGTGCTCATCGCGCTTCTCGTTCCGCGTGTCGATCGACGTGGCGTCGATGGTGGCCTCGACGGTCGCGGCGGTGGGATTCGCGGCGGCGCCCGTCGCCCTGCCGGAGAGCCGGGTGAACTCGCCGCGCACGTTGCTGATCATCATGTGGCGGACCGAGAACTGCACCGAGGTGTGGGCGCCGTCCATCTCGTAGGTATCGGCGGCCCGGAGGGCGGCCGGAGCGACGAGCCCCACGACGAGAACAGCGGCGGCGAACAGTGCGCGATACGACATGCGAAACCTCCTCCTGGCGCGAAGTCCGGCGCTTCTAGCGTAAACCGCCGTACGAGTCAGCCCCGGCGAGCGGCGGTGTCGTCGGCCAGTGATGCTGTCCTCCCGACGAACGGCGGCGGCGCCGCCCCGAGCCCGGCCGCCTCGCCGGCGAGCTCGCGGCGGACCGCGGGCGACACCCCCGGGTGCGCGAGCGCGCGCGCGACGGCCTCGGCCGCGACCGGCGCGTCGGCGAAGCGCGCGGCGCGCGCGAGCTCGACGAGCGCGGCCGCCGGCGTCGCGACGTCGACCCGCGCGAGGGCCGTGCGCACGAGCTCGGCCGCCTCGGGGCCGTGCCCGGCATCGCCGAACGCGCACGCAAGCCGCGCCGCGAGCTCGGGCTCGGCCACGAGGTCCGCCACCGCCGCGTGGAGATCGCGCCAATGCGCGCGCGCGCTCTCCTCGTCGTGCGCGAGGAGCTCGGCGCGGATCACCCGCAGCAGGACCGGCGCCGCCTCGCGCGCCCGGCCGAGCATCTTGGCGAGGTCCCAGTAGACGAGGGCGGCGTCGTGATCGGCGGGCGTCCGCACGACGTGCGCCGCCAGGAGCCGCCACGCCTCGTCCCGGCGATCATGGGCGAGCGCCCGCTCGACCCGGCGGAGCACGGCGTGGTCGGCCCCGGTACCCGCCTCGGACGCGAGCACGCGCTCGAGCCCGAGCACCCGCACCGCGCCGGCGACGGCGGCGCCGATGAGGAAGCCGTCGACGTGCACCCAGTGCGCGACCCCGCCCCCGCCCGTACCCGGCGCGACCGCGTCCATCACCCACGCCCAGCCGAGCTCCCCGGCGCCCCAGATCGGGAGCACCACCCACGCAGGCACCGTGAAGCGCCGCACCACGAAGCCCCAGAGCCAGAGGATGCGGATGCGCGTCTGCGGATGGCGGACGAGCATCGCCCCGAGGACGCCCGCGACCGCGCCGGAGGCGCCGATCAGCGGGAGCGCGAGGTCGGGGTACTGCTGGACGAAGATCCAGGCCGACCCGACGCCGGCGAGCAGATAGAAGAGCGCGAAAGCGGGCCGCCCCCAGACGTCCTCGATCAACGGCGCGGACAGGTAGAGGAAGAGCATGTTGAAGGCGAGGTGCAGGACGTCGCCGTGCACGAAAAGGTGGGTGAGGTAGCGCGACGGCACGACCTCGCTCGGGATGAGGCCCTGGCGGCCGGCCGGTCCGTCGCGCAGCGCCGCGAGCCAGGCCCCGGTGAGCTCGTCGAGCTTCGCCTGACGCACGTCCTGGAGCGGCGTCGCCGCGTCGTTCGCCTCGAGGTGTGCGCGCAGCTCGGCCTGCACCTCGGGCTCCTCGGCGTCGATCGCGTGCTCGATCCAGCGCCGCAGGAGCGGATGCACCCGCAGCTCCGGGTGCTCGAACCAATAGCCGGCCGCCGCCTCGAAACGCTCGCTGACGAGCTCGGGATCGCCCCCCGGTCTGGGCGGCGCGGCGGCGAAGACGACCGCGCAGATCGCCATGATCGCGAAGGTCACGATCGGCCATCGCCGCAGACCATCGACGTCGTGTCCGACCGGGATGAACATCGGGTCGCGCCCGCGTCGTCTATCGACAGGATCGCGCCCGTTCTGAAGCCGCGGATGCCACGCGAATGCGCACGGCAGCCGCCGCGGCGCGCTCAGCCGATGCCGTGCAGCTCGTCCTTGTAGCCGCGCTCGAGGAGTATCTTCACCGCGTCCTTCAAGGGGCGACCGCGGTGCAGGACCTCGTGGACGTTCTCGGTGATGGGCATCTCGACACCAAGCTTGCGGGCGAGCGCCGTCGCCGCCGCCGACGTCGAATAGCCCTCCGCGACCGAGCGCTGGCTCGCGAGGTAGGCCTTCGGGTCGACGCCGAGCGCGAGCTGCTTCCCGAGCGTCCGGTTGCGCGAGAGGTCGCCGGCACAGGTGAGCACCAGGTCACCGACGCCGGAGAGGCCGAGGAACGTCAGGGGATTGGCGCCGAGCGCGACCCCGAGCCGCGTCATCTCGGCGAGGCCGCGCGTGATGACGGCGGCGCGCGCGTTGTCGCCGAACCCGAGGCCGTCGCAGGCGCCGGTCGCGACGGCGAGCACGTTCTTGATCGCGCCGCCGACCTGCACGCCCGTCGGGTCGGCGCTCGCGTAGCTGCGGAAGGTCGGCGCGTGGATCAGATCCTGGACCGCGCGCGCCGCGCTGATGTCCTCGGACGCGACGACGACGTTGGTCGGGAGGCCGCGGGCCACCTCCTTGGCGAAGCTCGGACCGGAGAGGAAGACGAGCCGCTCCTCGACCTCGGGCGCCGTCTCGATCACGACCTCCGACATGAGCTTCAGGCTGCCTTCCTCGATGCCCTTGGTCGCGACGACGAGGATCGTCTCGCGGCCGAGCGTCGGCGCCACCTTCGTGACGACCGAGCGCAGGTGCGACGACGGCGGCACCAGGATCACGACCTCGGCGCCGGCGACGGCGGCATCGACGTCCGCGGTCGCGTCGAGGCGCTCCGGAAGCGGCAGCCCCGGCAGGTAGATCGAGTTGCTGTGCCGCGTGCGGATCTCCTCGGCGACGTCGGGCTCGAGCGCCCACAGTGTCACCGCGTGTCCGAGCCGCGCCGCGTGAGCGGCGAGCGCCGTTCCCCACGCCCCCGAGCCGACGACCGCGAATTTCGCCATGCCGCCCCCTAACACACCCCGCGCCAAGCCGTCATGCGCGCGGCAGCCTCGACGTCGTCGCGCGGGGGCCGCGTCCGTGATACGGCCCCTCGCGCGATGACGTCCCGCGTCCTCTTTTTCGTCTTCGTCACCGTGCTCTTCGACATGGTGGGCTTCGGGATCGTCATCCCCCTCCTGCCCTTCTACGTGCGGTCGATGGGCGGCTCGGCCGAGGTCCTCGGCCTCCTGCTCGGCACGTTCGCGTTCATGCAGACGGTCGCCACGCCGCTCCTCGGCCGCCTCTCCGACCGCTTCGGCCGCCGCCCGGTCATCCTCGCGAGCCTGTTCGGCAACGGCGTCGCGATGGTGGTCTTCGCGGTCGCCGCCGAGCGGGGGTGGCTGCCCCTGCTCTTCCTCTCACGCATCCTCGCCGGCGCGACCGCCGGCAACCTCGCCGCCTGCCAGGCGGCGGTCGCCGACGTCACGTCGGGCCCCGAGCGCGCCGCCGGCATGGGCCGCATCGGCGCCGGCATCGGCCTCGGGCTCGTGATCGGCCCCGTGCTCGGCGGCGCCATCAGCCGTCTGCACCCGAACGCGCCGCCGCTCGCGGCCGCGCTCCTCGCGTTCGCCGACCTGGTGGGCGCGTACTTCCTGATGCCCGAGACGCGGCAGGCCACCCCCGCCGCCGCGGAAGGGGGTCCGCCGCACCGCTCCCTCCGCCACGTCCTCACGGAGGTGCCGATCCTCGCCGTCATGGCGATCTACTTCCTGACGTTCATCTGCATGACGAACGTGCAGGTGTCGCTGGCGCTCCTCGCCGACGCCCGCCTCGGCTGGACCGCGACCGAAGCGGGGCACCTCTTCGGCCTCTACGGCGTGATGGCGCTCCTCGTACAGGGGGGCGGCATCGGCAAGCTCTCGCGGCGCTTCCCGGCCGTGAACGTGCTGGTCGGCGGCACCATCGCGATCGGCCTCGGCATGGCCGCGATCGGCGCCGCGCATGCTCCGCTGCTGCTCATCGTCGGCGTCGCGCTCGCGGGCCTCGGCGCCGGCCTCACGAACCCGATGCTCGCGAGCCTCGCATCGCAGCACGCGGGCGCCGCGCAACAGGGCGCGATCCTCGGCCTCGCGCAATCGGCGGGCAGCGCCGCGCGCACCGTCGGACCGGTGTGGAGCGGCCTCCTCTTCACGCGGCTCGGCACCGGGGCGCCGTTCGCGTCGGGGTTCGTCGCCGCCGGATTGTCGCTCGCCGTCGCCATGCTGCTGCGCCGTCGGACGCTCGCCGCCCTCGCGGAAGACGTCGCGGTGGCGCCGTCGTGAGCGACGCGCGCCTCGCCTGGGAGGGCGGCACGGTCGCGGCCGCGTGGCTCGGCGAGCCGAGCGACACGCTCCTCGCGCTCACGCACGGCGCGGGCGGCACGTACGACACGCCGTCGCTGGTCGCCTACGCGCGGGCGATGGCGGGGCGCGGCATGCGGGTCGTGCGATTCAACCTCCCCTACGTCGAGGCCGGCAAGAAGACGCCCGGACCGCAGGCGCGCGACGAGCGCTGCTGGCGCGACGTCGCGGCCGCGCTCCGGCCGCGTGCCAAGCGTCTGCTGCTCGGCGGCCGTTCCTACGGCGGCCGCATGGCGACGCACGTCGCCGCCGCGGGCGTCGCCTGCGACGGGCTCGTGCTGCTCGCCTACCCGTGGCATCCGCCCGGGAAGCCCGACCGCCTGCGCGCTGCGCATCTCGAACGCATCATGGCGCCCCTGCTCTTCCTGCAGGGGACGCGCGATCCCTTCGCCGACCCGGCGGCCGTAACGCCCGCGCTCACGCAGCTCCCCGGCGCGACGCGCCACCGGATCGAAGGCGGCGACCACGGGCACAAGGTCGCGGGGCGGAGCGTCGCGGACGTCGCGACGGAGCTGGCCGACGCGACGGTGCAGTGGCTCGACGCGCAGGTGGGGCGCTGACGCGCGTGCGGCGGACGCTCGGGCTCGCGACGCTCGTCCTCGGCGTCGGCCTCGCCTGGGCGCTCTGGCCGGTCGCCGATCCCCGCTGGGCGATCGCCGTCGACGCGAGCGCGGCGCGCGCCGCCGAGCGCTTCCTGAGCGACGCGCGCCCCGCGGCGCCCGGCGAGCAGCCGAACGTGGTCGTGATCGTCGCCGACGACCTCGGGAAGTACGACACCTCGCTCTACGGCGCGGGTCCCGTCGCGACCCCCAACCTCGCGCGCCTCGCCGACGGCGGCGTCCGCTTCACCGCCGGCTACGTGACCTCGCCGGTGTGCTCGCCGTCGCGGGCCGCGCTCCTGACCGGCCGCTACGCGCAGCGCTTCGGCTTCGAGCTGCTCACCCACGACCGCTACCCGCGCAACCGGCTCGAGTGGTGGGTGGCGCGCACCTTCTTCTCGACCCACGGCTGGCACGCGCTCGCGCGACCCACCGCCCCGTCGCGCGCGGACATGGAGCGCCAGGGCATCCCCGCCGGTGAGATCACCCTCGCCCAGCTGCTGCGGGCCCGCGGCTATCGCACGGGGATCTTCGGGAAATGGCATCTCGGCTTCGGCCCCGGCATGCTTCCCGCCGCCAAGGGCTTCGAGACGCACTACGGCTTCTACGACGCCTTCAGCCTCTACGGCGACCCCGACGACCCGGATCTCGCCGCCGTCCGTCAACCCTACTTCGCCGACCGCTACCAGTGGTGGCGCGGGCGAAGCGGCGGAAGCGCCATCCGCCGGAACGGCACGATCGTCGACGAGCACGAGTACCTGACGGCGGCCATCGCGCGCGAGGCGTCCGCGTGGATCGTCGAGCAGCGGAACGCGCCGTTCTTCGCCTACGTGCCCTTCAACGCGCCGCACCACACGGCGCTCTTCTGGCGCGCCGGGGGCCACCAGGCCGTGCGCGCCGGCGGCTACAAGCTCATCCGCGACGACCGCACCGGCGCTCGCGCGCTCTACGACCTCGCCGAGGACCCCCGCGAGCGCACCGACCTCGCGGCTCGCGATCCCGAGCGGGCGGCGGCGCTCGCTCGTGTGCTCACCGGCTGGGAATCGACGCTGGCGCCGCCCCGCTGGCCTCCCGCCATGGAATACCGGTTCACCATCGGCGGGCAGCACTTCGTCTTCCCCCTGTAGAGCCGGCGCCGCCCGTTGACTTGGCGCGGGCCGCAAGCGCGGCGGGTGCGTCACCCGACGCCGCGTGCTACACCCGCCCGCCGATGCCGCCCGTGCGCAAAGTCCTGATCGCGAACCGCGGCGAGATCGCCGTCCGCATCATCCGCACCTGCCGCACGATGGGCATCCCGAGCGTCGCCGTCTACTCCGAGGCCGACGCCGACGCCCCGCACGTGTGCCTCGCCGACGCGGCGGTCGCGATCGGCCCGGCGCCGGCGCGCGAGAGCTACCTCGCGATCGAGAAGCTCCTCGCCGCGGCCGCCGCGAGCGGCGCCGACGCGATCCATCCCGGCTACGGCTTCCTCGCCGAGAACGCGCGCTTCGCCGCCGCGGTGCGGGACGCGGGCCTCACCTTCATCGGTCCGCCGCCGCAGGCGATCGCCACCATGGGCGACAAGGTCGCGGCGCGCGCGCTCATGGAGCGCGCCGGGGTGCCGGTCGTGGCCGCGACCCCCGTCCTCGCGCCCGAGCCGGCGGCGTTCGCGGCCGCGGCCGAGCGGCTCGGCTTCCCGGTCGTCATCAAGGCGGCCGCGGGCGGCGGCGGCAAGGGCATGCGCATCGTGCGGCGCACCGCTGAGCTCGCCGAGGCGGTCGCCGGGGCGGCGCGCGAGGCGACGGCGGCCTTCGGCGACGGCCGCATCTACCTCGAGCGCTACCTCGAGCGGCCGCGCCACGTCGAGGTGCAGGTGTTCGCCGACACGCACGGGGCGGTGGTGCACCTCGGCGAGCGCGAGTGCTCGATCCAGCGGCGGCACCAGAAGATCGTCGAGGAGTCGCCCTCGCCCGCCGTCGGCGCGGACCTCCGGGCCGCGATGACCGAAGCCGGC
This window of the Deltaproteobacteria bacterium genome carries:
- a CDS encoding YceI family protein produces the protein MSYRALFAAAVLVVGLVAPAALRAADTYEMDGAHTSVQFSVRHMMISNVRGEFTRLSGRATGAAANPTAATVEATIDATSIDTRNEKRDEHLRGPDFLDTAKFPTITFKSTKVEKAGEGWKLGGDLTLHGVTKPVVLDVTNVTPPTRDPWGNTRIGAQATTKLNRRDFGIVFNKALDGGGVLVGDEIAVTIDVEVMKKGAPQ
- a CDS encoding rhomboid family intramembrane serine protease, giving the protein MFIPVGHDVDGLRRWPIVTFAIMAICAVVFAAAPPRPGGDPELVSERFEAAAGYWFEHPELRVHPLLRRWIEHAIDAEEPEVQAELRAHLEANDAATPLQDVRQAKLDELTGAWLAALRDGPAGRQGLIPSEVVPSRYLTHLFVHGDVLHLAFNMLFLYLSAPLIEDVWGRPAFALFYLLAGVGSAWIFVQQYPDLALPLIGASGAVAGVLGAMLVRHPQTRIRILWLWGFVVRRFTVPAWVVLPIWGAGELGWAWVMDAVAPGTGGGGVAHWVHVDGFLIGAAVAGAVRVLGLERVLASEAGTGADHAVLRRVERALAHDRRDEAWRLLAAHVVRTPADHDAALVYWDLAKMLGRAREAAPVLLRVIRAELLAHDEESARAHWRDLHAAVADLVAEPELAARLACAFGDAGHGPEAAELVRTALARVDVATPAAALVELARAARFADAPVAAEAVARALAHPGVSPAVRRELAGEAAGLGAAPPPFVGRTASLADDTAARRG
- a CDS encoding NAD(P)-dependent glycerol-3-phosphate dehydrogenase, which codes for MAKFAVVGSGAWGTALAAHAARLGHAVTLWALEPDVAEEIRTRHSNSIYLPGLPLPERLDATADVDAAVAGAEVVILVPPSSHLRSVVTKVAPTLGRETILVVATKGIEEGSLKLMSEVVIETAPEVEERLVFLSGPSFAKEVARGLPTNVVVASEDISAARAVQDLIHAPTFRSYASADPTGVQVGGAIKNVLAVATGACDGLGFGDNARAAVITRGLAEMTRLGVALGANPLTFLGLSGVGDLVLTCAGDLSRNRTLGKQLALGVDPKAYLASQRSVAEGYSTSAAATALARKLGVEMPITENVHEVLHRGRPLKDAVKILLERGYKDELHGIG
- a CDS encoding MFS transporter, producing the protein MRAAASTSSRGGRVRDTAPRAMTSRVLFFVFVTVLFDMVGFGIVIPLLPFYVRSMGGSAEVLGLLLGTFAFMQTVATPLLGRLSDRFGRRPVILASLFGNGVAMVVFAVAAERGWLPLLFLSRILAGATAGNLAACQAAVADVTSGPERAAGMGRIGAGIGLGLVIGPVLGGAISRLHPNAPPLAAALLAFADLVGAYFLMPETRQATPAAAEGGPPHRSLRHVLTEVPILAVMAIYFLTFICMTNVQVSLALLADARLGWTATEAGHLFGLYGVMALLVQGGGIGKLSRRFPAVNVLVGGTIAIGLGMAAIGAAHAPLLLIVGVALAGLGAGLTNPMLASLASQHAGAAQQGAILGLAQSAGSAARTVGPVWSGLLFTRLGTGAPFASGFVAAGLSLAVAMLLRRRTLAALAEDVAVAPS
- a CDS encoding dienelactone hydrolase — protein: MSDARLAWEGGTVAAAWLGEPSDTLLALTHGAGGTYDTPSLVAYARAMAGRGMRVVRFNLPYVEAGKKTPGPQARDERCWRDVAAALRPRAKRLLLGGRSYGGRMATHVAAAGVACDGLVLLAYPWHPPGKPDRLRAAHLERIMAPLLFLQGTRDPFADPAAVTPALTQLPGATRHRIEGGDHGHKVAGRSVADVATELADATVQWLDAQVGR
- a CDS encoding sulfatase-like hydrolase/transferase, which translates into the protein MRRTLGLATLVLGVGLAWALWPVADPRWAIAVDASAARAAERFLSDARPAAPGEQPNVVVIVADDLGKYDTSLYGAGPVATPNLARLADGGVRFTAGYVTSPVCSPSRAALLTGRYAQRFGFELLTHDRYPRNRLEWWVARTFFSTHGWHALARPTAPSRADMERQGIPAGEITLAQLLRARGYRTGIFGKWHLGFGPGMLPAAKGFETHYGFYDAFSLYGDPDDPDLAAVRQPYFADRYQWWRGRSGGSAIRRNGTIVDEHEYLTAAIAREASAWIVEQRNAPFFAYVPFNAPHHTALFWRAGGHQAVRAGGYKLIRDDRTGARALYDLAEDPRERTDLAARDPERAAALARVLTGWESTLAPPRWPPAMEYRFTIGGQHFVFPL
- a CDS encoding ATP-grasp domain-containing protein, with product MPPVRKVLIANRGEIAVRIIRTCRTMGIPSVAVYSEADADAPHVCLADAAVAIGPAPARESYLAIEKLLAAAAASGADAIHPGYGFLAENARFAAAVRDAGLTFIGPPPQAIATMGDKVAARALMERAGVPVVAATPVLAPEPAAFAAAAERLGFPVVIKAAAGGGGKGMRIVRRTAELAEAVAGAAREATAAFGDGRIYLERYLERPRHVEVQVFADTHGAVVHLGERECSIQRRHQKIVEESPSPAVGADLRAAMTEAGIRAAAAVDYVGAGTVEFLLDPEGRFYFLEMNTRLQVEHPVTEWITGLDLVREQILVAGGAPLSFDAVATRGHAIECRLYSEDPAHGFLPATGTVHVLGEPSGAWVRFDSGIAAGSRVGVDYDPLLAKLSTYGATREEARTRMLAALRETVILGVVTNRDYLAAVVAHPAFAAGATHTGFLAEHFAGWTPPAGPDHELAAVLAALALARPAARHDGDAGAAAFPSPWESLGSWRPGAER